A genomic region of Plasmodium falciparum 3D7 genome assembly, chromosome: 11 contains the following coding sequences:
- a CDS encoding AAA family ATPase, putative, protein MSSNEERRIPLCCEICLKNEIDVSSEMIKVAAQKWLFSLGITITLGRHDPSKIVCEKLKKYCDYIVIEPAIPIKIVKEYNEDFKNYKSCKTNNNSNSNDIIDIKSNDDNLENHKNIDNKDNIYNVNHIDTFDHVDNNICKKLYPSHYSVYELNRFNDLNSCDIKCSTQDNDITNNIISNSNMYDEKRKRKKITPLKIVDENKKNKSLVSSLALSQNIVHTSNFSNDLIGKEKKNIYEESNLLFTVPIIGEKSISSIEEDPIILPNFFCVVHVVTYYKNEEHMEEKFNDVSEYDEDQEQIGEKEKNDVPTYIQYILPHLRFHKLWDSLYYEENIKRDLLEYVSALMLFSTKKVDCNMINYNHLVLLYGPPGTGKTSLCKALANKVCIRLSNIYTTGILIELNTHTLFSKWFSESGKQVLKLFNKIKRMISEYEENDIFICLLIDEVESLSADRKRSIESTDPSDTVRVVNTLLTQIDSLKYYHNTLILTTSNISEMIDEAFIDRVDLKQFIGLPNEECIYEIYKNCIDELIEKEIIRLSTKIPNYERAKKLTKSYKDDDKEEYINGYTLLKCAKLSEGFSGRCLRRIPFQAYAYFCQATLRFYNCTNNNQEKVLISLEEFFIALQKAIHKETINKSKLSEQKNTKS, encoded by the exons ATGAGTTCAAATGAAGAGAGAAGAATACCTTTATGCTGCGAAATATGTCTGAAAAATGAAATCGATGTATCAAGCGAAATGATAAAAGTGGCTGCACAGAAATGGTTATTTTCCTTAGGTATTACAATAACCTTAGGAAGACATGATCCATCTAAAATTGTTtgtgaaaaattaaaaaaatattgtgaTTATATTGTTATTGAACCTGCTATACCTATAAAAATCGTTAAAGAGTACAATGaagattttaaaaattataaaagttgtaaaacaaataataattctaaTAGTAACGATATTATAGATATCAAaagtaatgatgataatttagaaaatcataaaaatattgataataaggataatatatataatgttaatcATATAGATACCTTTGATCatgtagataataatatttgtaaaaaattatatccaTCACACTATTCAGTATATGAATTAAATAGATTCAACGATTTAAATAGTTGTGATATAAAATGTTCTACCCAAGATAatgatataacaaataatattattagtaatagtaatatgtATGATGAAAaacgaaaaagaaaaaagattaCTCCATTGAAAATTGTAgatgaaaataagaaaaacaaaTCTTTAGTAAGTTCACTAGCTCTTTCACAAAATATTGTACACACATCAAATTTTTCTAATGATTTAATTggcaaagaaaaaaaaaatatatatgaagaatcaaatttattatttacagtACCTATTATAGGAGAAAAATCTATTTCTTCTATAGAAGAAGATCCTATAATTTTACCAAATTTCTTTTGTGTTGTACATGTAGTAACatattacaaaaatgaaGAACATATGGAAGAAAAATTTAATGATGTTAGTGAATATGATGAAGATCAAGAACAAATAggagaaaaggaaaaaaatgatgtaCCTACCtacatacaatatatattacctcATTTGCGATTTCATAAATTATGGGATAGTTTATACTATGAAGAGAATATTAAAAGAGATTTATTAGAATATGTATCAGCCCTTATGTTATTTTCTACAAAGAAAGTAGATTGTAATATgattaattataatcatttagtattattatatggcCCACCTGGAACAGGAAAAACTTCTCTATGCAAAGCCTTGGCTAATAAAGTATGTATACGCTTAtcgaatatatatacaacag gGATTTTAATTGAACTTAATACACATACGTTATTTTCAAAATGGTTCAGCGAATCAGGGAAACAAGTTTTAAagttatttaataaaatcaaaAGAATGATAAgtgaatatgaagaaaatgatatttttatttgcttACTAATAGATGAAGTAGAAAGTCTGTCAGCAGATAGAAAAAGGTCTATTGAAAGTACAGATCCTTCAGATACTGTAAGGGTAGTTAATACATTGCTTACACAAATAGattcattaaaatattaccACAATACATTAATATTAACCACATCAAATATTTctg AAATGATTGATGAAGCTTTCATTGACCGAGTTGATTTAAAACAATTTATTGGGCTCCCTAATGAAGaatgtatatatgaaatatataaaaactgCATAGATGAATTG atagaaaaagaaattattcgTTTATCAACAAAAATACCAAATTATGAACGAGccaaaaaattaacaaaa AGTTATAAGGATGATGATAAGGAAGAATACAT CAATGGATACACATTACTAAAATGCGCTAAACTGAGTGAAGGTTTCAGCGGAAGGTGTTTGAGAAGAATACCTTTTCAAGCTTATGCTTATTTTTGCCAAGCC ACCTTACGATTTTATAATTGCACAAATAACAATCAAGAGAAGGTCTTAATTTCTCTTGAAGAATTTTTCATAGCTCTTCAGAAAGCTATACATAAGGAAACCATAAATAAAAGCAAATTAtctgaacaaaaaaatacaaagtcataa
- a CDS encoding VPS9 domain-containing protein, putative — translation MNNHPVINIFLNKYQGLYKNLPNKTHIILLPESQTLLNVNINLEFIKRHLFYKGPSKDIYINLLDECIEIDSKNIYTSYGFEENKICEIIKIETNANYKFFKVIFINVPLNVQDNEENNFFSYYDIGENKERVNHFYNDSNNYKNDLNIFFNTNIKCKEFFYSQLNEFKHTYIIVKGYENFIGKKILNIVDDTLTYQNNTNQKLNDKDIKISLIKFTYASLYKHIWKNLLKNYENIEYKIQHKMAYLRKDISAFLKKVQLENISFFHIKVISFHIKQIEKYRDPINKIHILDNISKIICEVVSAENNNLKEQNIAIYDINSDTLISVLVAAISFGEIQNLISHSLHLHMYIDNLSTSEKIDKLSYIFTIFHSAIMYLCDVKNI, via the exons atgaataatcATCCAGtaattaacatatttttGAATAAGTATCAAGGGTTATACAAAAACCTTCCGAATAaaacacatataatattattacccGAATCTCAAACTTTATTAAATGTGAATATCAATTtagaatttataaaaaggcatttattttataaaggaCCTTCAaaagatatttatataaatttattagacGAATGTATAGAAATTgattcaaaaaatatttatacaagTTATGGatttgaagaaaataaaatatgtgaaattataaaaattgaaaCAAATgctaattataaatttttcaaagtcatttttattaatgtaCCATTAAATGTACaagataatgaagaaaataattttttttcttattatgatataggagaaaataaggaaagggttaatcatttttataatgatagtaataattataaaaatgatttaaatatattttttaatacaaatattaaatgtaaagaatttttttattctcaACTTAATGAATttaaacatacatatattatagtaaaaggatatgaaaattttataggaaaaaaaattctaaACATTGTAGATGATACATTAacatatcaaaataatacGAATCAAAAACTAAATGATaaagatattaaaatatCTTTGATTAAATTTACCTATGCTTCTCTTTATAAGCATATATGGAAAAATCTgcttaaaaattatgaaaatattgaatataaaatacaacATAAAATGGCTTATCTGAGAAAAGACATAAGtgcttttttaaaaaaagttcAGCTGGAAAATATTAGTTTCTTTCACATAAAAGTAATTTCTTTTCATATTAAACAG ATTGAAAAATATCGTGATccaattaataaaatacacatattagataatataagtaaaataatatgtgaAGTTGTATCAgcagaaaataataatttaaaagaacaAAACATTGCCATTTATGATATTAATAGTGATACACTTATTTCAGTCCTTGTGGCAGCCATTTCTTTCGGTGAAATTCAAAATTTAATTAGTCATTCATTACatttacatatgtatatagaCAATTTAAGTACATCAGAAAAAATTGATAAactttcttatatatttactatatTCCATTCAGCTATTATGTATCTTTGTGATgtcaaaaatatatga
- a CDS encoding AP2 domain transcription factor, putative, with product MMSDANKRQLRTRRKKTMNSLYYNSDYSNDINIEDSKSRLSGGKKSEGSSSKSKDVISSYTKKYSLNNKNHKHSKNIMNHKNMIYSDGYMNNMNEDNVDNEEICENHLYEENNDNNMNDDMNENNIIDEDENENTNLVNIDDENINDDNNNENNDNIEDMTNDMNNNVSHNNIISNDNSYNNQIDSTFLNMNNKRKDEEHINNDDEYIHKSKDKKKSGSLVHIKNENTNKLDNSNNNNNNNKNKKDSVSANGSNKNNCNTSSSNNRSRHVPNNNEINYAKMAEKLPHVVGVRFDKSQNRWLSGICINGRCINRYFPVYKFGFEEARRLAIQHRKNFETANVGHLKKQQGEAKTSHLNLLNLNSQIPNDFKDIQGKNKLIFKYLSYDSIQKEWVVTYDYDNKVLVNKFPVDIYGYNNAYEMAVHCINKLNICNQEKLCKNINKQEHSRGLQGDLLNNFNDNNINNNNNMNDNNNNNILDNNNNLIDNNNNNNISIDNHNLNIYNNSSEHNNMCEDLSSFKIPQNKITKLINSGQSNFLMNNQKSEMALNDILNNENMMNNLIHEKQKLNINHNNINKKLEELENMRKEDTMFLNDSSSYLSTNDIKVLNGIKRLKTDNSPFNKQDEEFLLNSKNLNKYSTMQNNKSYDILNDSNFNILENEGMFSLNDKKGINNNDMSKNRNITNSNYFKPFHDEAENNIYQLLNGKYLTNEDKSVHINLLNSVMKQSTMNKLSNEEDLFEKKEKKRKLKNNMLEQKGDDQFINMNKRIDTNLVSNNNNINAFNNNNNNNIVNNNIVNNNIVSNNIVSNNIVSNNISNNNIINNNNNVIPFGDEHFDALSFDEYRKRINSKKSNYSNIGENEKYKKLANGLLDNGETLSKNLNELKMYHLAGKKEKDNNMNNMNNNILYNNNNMKYYTHNEHHKNEELKRSQLNENVNHENMLNLNQMIRNILNNNSVDNNEKIIKGINILKNMTMNDKFNLINFNNQCMNYSYNNMMKKENYVKNIYKIINKGSEDSINYDEYLTVKLEVEDGEEKDQNGEKKKINTSEAYHEGKMNKKHKKKKKMKQNKLDEDITVNNGMINEGDNDKIEDTNKNDDISNNSEVTNKDIINGERNSNDSEEKEKEEKEDYNENTYNNMNTDNNTSNSNDDNEQIINNENDYILNKTNNEINKEINTSINEFNDIAFQLCPWKKGIQWNLLKKMWTCKLWDNKGNEITKNIHIKKKEGIDIGYKYCIKIRTNSFIFYLSKELNKFPHIPEISYDLQNLHFVVSYKDNEKKIYSFEDGIYKSFIDCMEYLNKQKREYNENIYDISNFIKEKNNLELDDIYKELNYFEYNRNVLSNICEETKIAYSIKPWLRGIIWEDKLKKWIVFFKDKNENLRISFFSTSDYNDDVIMSYNKACEYFSQVKESNNFDSNSEEFAQSIKNVIKNVQFDKIIEQQNDANNNDHKKGNLQEDHDIQTNYYNKVTQGNEGETNNNNNNNQGENMTDSQIVLNTNEIHVHNVHTLKRPEGLYNIAETQSTHFLKDNNISNEHKSMETFYNENSYYNDDIAFLNYADSNDSLISKGMSQYLSLPSKKKKKKRTTEDIYKSEIDVLSYQNNELYSNVKNENYDENISENNKKYGKRKMELNFLSHSENNINNINNNTYNNNDYTNDDNHSSKVYSSDCEKNTNHNKKTEDKYDQENNKYFYNKDKLLFDHENGTIPRNIKKESNNLNSEYNLDYLNSEDIKNNNHHHHNNNNNIIINGPSSDGETIILSQYHKNDDDEDDGNNTDNSKILRSFDKCSNENSVCINKSNEKLENILDGGVNMRLPKSEILNQASRLPKLQGMFFDKRRNYWTVSVCGFRKSFGVRTRGVYQAYKLAAEFRNRILENNKGKYYPQRSTSMSSNYKYNTKGGSIIIKDEKLNYSNISEMTSVDEEYDPKKKKSSFSSNNINNIDKELYSLNDKESNSSGLYYSFNVKGKTSSNIYDYFLDKKEHDYFATNNSSNNINNNNNNNNNDINNNSTNDINNNGTNDTNNKKDPKGIPNNSCYDDQYNNIENEEEEEEREGEEAERWNISDKVNNKNNDNKIQIGNNTFGQLKYDSALESNLINFINEVGSSDFLKDAKINNNNNNNNNNNNIGGNKKNQHINNNISNSNTLNNSLNVQNISSSNSAISNNGVINNYSPTHIYEVDNLNNSQDYYLKNDEMKNELNKVEDQKNKKDISSTNSLLKHFMNDDILINNKVKQQPFFDSHNNYNKLGHKQVKTSAYTESAIGLGFRKNGYINDCDLVNNNNNNNNNNMHIKNNGVILNKLISSNHDSKDNSNNNIKDKDREDNNKNIYNNNNDRSIGSYVNNLGVIENQCENSKGADENTKNFNNNKTLNNYEPENKSYNYSPVLDETLEERDVRINREVSKCKFVDGLIYDEANKCFRIKINGYRKAYSVIRRGVKEAYKLSIESIEQIKRQTQTNNFNNNEQSQVNTNNMTQIYNSSSENSRHGSCYNYQHNHKSKLENSNDNPEEKYDHINNMTNVGHENKQSAEESLFPMLNVDDKYYELLKTSIIICLNDILMNCIPQVFHLYKNINTSNDIKLEDILYTERKRKEQSLKYHIEYTQNSVGVSSLIPYLKLFSTEILNNVLPSAQSLEIQRLIIHSLDIQTYNTLY from the exons ATGATGAGTGATGCAAACAAAAGACAGCTAAGAAcgagaagaaaaaaaactatgaattcattatattataatagtgATTATagtaatgatataaatatagaagaTTCTAAAAGTAGATTAAGTGGTGGCAAGAAAAGTGAGGGTAGTTCTAGTAAATCAAAAGATGTTATATCATCTTATACTAAGAAATATAGccttaataataaaaatcataaacatagtaaaaatattatgaatcataaaaatatgatttataGTGATGggtatatgaataatatgaatgaagaCAATGTAGACAATGAAGAAATTTGTGAGAATCATTTGTATGaggaaaataatgataataatatgaatgatgatatgaatgaaaataatataatagatgaagatgaaaatgaaaatacaaATCTTGTAAATATAGacgatgaaaatattaatgatgataataataatgaaaataatgataatattgaaGACATGACTAATGAcatgaataataatgtaagtcataataatattattagcaatgataattcatataataatcaaataGATAGTACATTtcttaatatgaataataaaagaaaagatgaggaacatataaataatgatgatgaatatatacataaaagtaaagataagaaaaaaagtgGATCATtagtacatataaaaaatgaaaatacaaataaattagataatagtaataataataataataataataaaaataaaaaagatagtGTAAGTGCAAATGGAtctaataagaataattgtAATACATCTAGTAGTAATAATCGTAGTAGACATGTACCTAATAATAACGAAATAAATTATGCAAAAATGGCTGAAAAATTACCTCATGTTGTTGGGGTTAGATTTGATAAGTCACAAAATAGATGGCTATCTGGTATATGTATTAATGGACGATGTATTAACAGATATTTCCCAGTATATAAATTTGGATTTGAAGAAGCTCGTCGGTTAGCCATTCAACATAGGAAAAATTTTGAGACAGCTAATGTAGgtcatttaaaaaaacaacagGGTGAGGCTAAAACGTCTCACTTGAATTTGTTGAACCTTAACTCGCAAATACCCAATGACTTTAAAG ATATccaaggaaaaaataaacttATTTTCAAATACCTTTCTTATGACTCCATTCAAAAAGAGTGGGTTGTAACATACGATTATGACAACAAAGTTCTCGTTAATAAATTTCCTGTAGATATATATGGATACAATAATGCCTACGAAATGGCTGTCCATTGTATCAATAAgcttaatatatgtaatcaGGAAAAGTtgtgtaaaaatattaataaacaaGAGCATTCAAGAGGATTACAAGGTGATttgttaaataattttaatgataataatattaataataataataatatgaatgataacaataataataatatacttgataataataataatttgattgataataataataataataatatttcgaTTGATAATCAcaatttgaatatatataataattccagtgaacataataatatgtgtGAAGATTTGAGTTCTTTTAAAATACCCCAAAACAAAATAACTAAGTTAATTAATTCAGGGCAAtcaaattttttaatgaataaTCAAAAATCAGAAATGGCTTTGAACGATATTCTTAATAATGAGAATATGatgaataatttaattcATGAAAAGCAAAAACTGAATATAaaccataataatattaataaaaaattagaagAATTAGAAAATATGAGAAAAGAAGATACAATGTTTTTAAATGACAGTTCTTCTTATTTAAGTACCAACGATATAAAAGTATTGAATGGTATTAAAAGATTAAAAACAGATAATTCTCCTTTTAATAAACAGGATGaggaatttttattaaattctaAAAATTTGAATAAATATTCTACTATGCAAAACAATAAATCTtatgatattttaaatgattcaaattttaatatattagaaaatgaAGGAATGTTTTctttaaatgataaaaaaggtataaataataacgaTATGtcaaaaaatagaaatattacaaattctaattattttaaaCCATTCCATGATGAAgcagaaaataatatatatcagtTATTAAATGGAAAATATTTAACCAATGAGGATAAAAGTGTACATATCAATCTTTTGAATAGTGTAATGAAGCAAAGTACTATGAACAAATTATCAAATGAAGAAGatctttttgaaaaaaaagaaaaaaaaagaaaattaaagaataatatGCTTGAACAAAAAGGAGATGatcaatttataaatatgaacaaaagGATCGATACGAACTTAGtgagtaataataataatataaatgcatttaacaacaacaataataataatattgtcaataataatattgtcaataataatattgtcagtaataatattgtcagtaataatattgtcagtaataatattagcaataataatattatcaataataataataatgtaatcCCTTTTGGTGATGAACATTTTGATGCCTTGTCATTCGATGAGTATCGAAAACGTATTAATAGTAAAAAGAGtaattattcaaatataggagaaaatgaaaaatacaaGAAATTAGCTAACGGGTTGTTAGATAATGGTGAAACACTAtctaaaaatttaaatgaattaaaaatgtaTCATTTGGcaggaaaaaaagaaaaagataataatatgaacaatatgaataataacattttatataataataataatatgaaatattatacacataACGAACATCATAAgaatgaagaattaaaaaggaGTCAACTTAATGAAAATGTGAATCATGAGAATATGCTAAATTTGAATCAAATGATAAGAAATAtacttaataataatagtgtagataataatgaaaaaataataaaaggtataaatatcttaaaaaatatgactATGAATGATAAATTTAATTtgattaattttaataatcaaTGCATGAATTATTCGTATAACAATATgatgaaaaaggaaaattatgttaaaaatatatataaaattattaataaggGTTCAGAGGATTCTATTAATTATGATGAATATTTAACTGTCAAGTTAGAAGTTGAAGATGGTGAAGAAAAAGATCAAAatggtgaaaaaaaaaaaatcaacaCATCAGAGGCATATCATGAAggaaaaatgaataaaaaacataaaaagaaaaaaaaaatgaagcaAAATAAATTAGATGAAGATATTACTGTAAATAATGGAATGATAAATGAAGGAGACAATGACAAAATTGAAGATACTAATAAAAATGACgatatatcaaataattcAGAAGTTAcaaataaagatattataaatggTGAAAGAAATTCAAATGATTCTGAAGAAAAGGAGaaggaagaaaaagaagattataatgaaaatacatataataatatgaatacagataataatacatcaaacagtaatgatgataatgaacaaataattaataacgaaaatgattatatattaaacaaaacaaataatgaaattaataaagaaataaatacatcTATAAATGAATTTAATGATATTGCTTTCCAATTGTGTCCTTGGAAAAAAGGTATTCAATGGaatttgttaaaaaaaatgtggaCCTGTAAATTATGGGATAATAAAGGTAAtgaaattacaaaaaatattcatataaaaaaaaaagaaggtaTTGATATtggatataaatattgtataaAAATTCGAAcaaattcttttatattttatctatcaaaagaattaaataaatttccaCATATTCCTGAAATATCTTACGACTTACAAAATCTTCATTTTGTTGTATCTTATAaagataatgaaaagaaaatatattcctTTGAAGATGGAATTTATAAATCATTTATAGACTGTATGGAATAtctaaacaaacaaaaaagagaatataatgaaaatatttatgatatatccaattttataaaagaaaaaaataatttggaattagatgatatatataaagaattaaattatttcgAATATAATAGAAATGTATTAAGTAATATTTGTGAAGAAACAAAAATTGCATATAGTATAAAACCATGGTTAAGAGGTATTATATGGGAAgataaattgaaaaaatgGATAGTCTTttttaaagataaaaatgaaaacttGAGAATTAGCTTTTTTAGTACATCAGATTATAACGATGATGTTATTATGTCTTATAATAAAGCTTGTGAATATTTTTCACAAGTTAAAGAATCAAATAATTTTGATTCCAATTCAGAGGAATTTGCTCAGTCcattaaaaatgttattaaaaatgttcaatttgataaaataatagaaCAACAAAATGAcgcaaataataatgatcacAAGAAAGGTAATTTGCAAGAGGACCATGATATACaaacaaattattataataaggtGACACAAGGAAATGAAGGggaaacaaataataataataataataatcaaggAGAAAATATGACCGACTCTCAAATTGTCTTAAATACAAATGAAATCCATGTCCATAATGTACATACATTAAAACGTCCTGAaggattatataatattgcaGAAACACAATCAAcccattttttaaaagataataatatttcgaATGAGCACAAAAGTATGGAAACATTTTATAATGAAAACtcttattataatgatgatattgCTTTTCTAAATTATGCTGATAGTAATGATAGTCTTATTTCAAAAGGAATGTCTCAATATTTATCATTAccatcaaaaaaaaagaagaaaaaaagaactactgaagatatatataaaagcgAAATTGATGTTTTATCTtatcaaaataatgaattatatagcaatgtaaaaaatgaaaactatgatgaaaatatttcagagaataataaaaaatatggaaaaaggaaaatggaattgaattttttaagtcacagtgaaaataatataaataatataaataataatacttataataataatgattatacaaatgatgataatcatAGTAGTAAGGTGTATTCTTCTGATTGTGAAAAGAATACTAATCATAACAAAAAGACGGAAGATAAATATGATCAAGAGaacaataaatatttttataataaagataaattattatttgaccACGAAAATGGTACAATTCcaagaaatataaagaagGAATCAAACAATTTAAACAGCGAATATAATTTGGATTATTTAAATTCtgaagatattaaaaataataaccatCACCatcacaataataataataatattattattaatggaCCATCAAGTGATGGAGAAACAATAATTTTATCACAGTATCacaaaaatgatgatgatgaagatgatggaAATAATACAGataattcaaaaatattaagaagTTTTGATAAGTGCTCAAATGAAAATAgtgtatgtataaataaaagtaatgaGAAACTTGAAAACATTTTAGACGGAGGAGTAAATATGAGATTACCAAAAAGTGAAATTTTAAATCAAGCTTCTAGATTACCCAAATTACAAGGTATGTTTTTTGATAAGAGAAGAAATTATTGGACTGTTAGTGTTTGTGGTTTCAGAAAATCATTTGGTGTTAGGACAAGAGGTGTATATCAAGCATACAAATTAGCAGCTGAATTTCGTAATCGTATATTAGAAAACAATAAAGGTAAATATTATCCTCAAAGAAGTACAAGTATGTCtagtaattataaatataatacaaaggGTGGATCCATAATTATTAAAGATGAAAAATTGaattatagtaatatatCTGAAATGACATCTGTAGATGAAGAATAtgatccaaaaaaaaaaaaaagttcgttttcttctaataatattaataatattgataaggaattatattcattaaatgACAAAGAAAGTAATAGTAGTggattatattattcttttaatgTAAAAGGGAAAACCagttcaaatatatatgattattttttagataaaaaagaacatGACTATTTCGCAAcaaataatagtagtaataatataaataataataataataataataataatgatataaataataatagtactaatgatataaataataatggtactaatgatacaaataataagaaagatCCAAAAGGTATACCTAATAATTCATGTTATGATgatcaatataataatattgaaaatgaagaggaagaagaagaaaggGAAGGGGAAGAAGCTGAAAGGTGGAATATATCAGATAAagtgaataataaaaataatgataataaaattcaAATTGGTAATAATACTTTTGGAcaattaaaatatgataGTGCTTTAGAATCAAACCTTATCAATTTTATAAACGAGGTAGGTTCATCTGATTTTTTGAAAGATGccaaaattaataataataataataacaataataataataataatattggtggaaataaaaagaatcaacatataaataataatattagcaATAGTAATACTTTAAATAATAGCTTAAATGTTCAAAATATTTCTTCTAGTAATAGTGCTATAAGTAATAATGgagttataaataattattcacctacacatatatatgaagtaGACAATCTCAATAATAGTCAAGATtactatttaaaaaatgacgaaatgaaaaatgaattaaataaagtggaagatcaaaaaaataaaaaggatatttCAAGCACAAATAGTCTACTAAAACATTTTATgaatgatgatatattaataaataataaagtaaAACAACAACCCTTTTTTGATAGTCACAACAATTATAATAAGTTAGGACACAAACAAGTCAAAACATCTGCTTATACGGAAAGTGCAATTGGATTAGGCTTTAGAAAAAATGGATATATTAATGATTGTGACTtagttaataataataataataataataataataacatgcATATAAAGAACAATGgtgttatattaaataaattgatATCTTCTAACCACGATAGTAAAGATAACagtaataacaatattaagGATAAAGATAgggaagataataataaaaatatttataataataataatgatagatCTATTGGTAGTTATGTAAACAATCTTGGTGTAATAGAAAACCAATGTGAGAATAGTAAAGGAGCAGATGAAAACAcgaaaaattttaataataataaaacattaaataattatgaaccAGAAAATAAGTCTTATAATTACAGTCCAGTGTTAGATGAAACTCTAGAAGAAAGAGATGTGAGAATAAATAGAGAGGTAAGCAAATGTAAATTTGTAGATGGATTAATATACGATGAAGCTAATAAATGTTTTcgaataaaaattaatggTTATAGAAAAGCATATTCTGTTATTAGAAGAGGAGTAAAAGAAGCTTATAAATTAAGTATTGAATCTATAGAACAAATTAAAAGACAAACacaaacaaataattttaataataatgaacagTCACAagttaatacaaataatatgacACAGATATATAATTCAAGTTCTGAAAATTCAAGACATGGATcatgttataattatcaaCATAATCATAAAAGTAAACTAGAGAATTCGAATGATAATCctgaagaaaaatatgacCACATCAATAATATGACCAATGTAGGACATGAAAATAAACAG agCGCTGAAGAAAGTTTGTTTCCAATGTTAAATGTAgatgataaatattatgaactTCTTAAAACATCCATTATTATATGTCTGAATGATATACTTATGAATTGTATACCTCAAGTATTTCACCTATACAAAAATATCAATACATCAAATGACATAAAATtagaagatatattatatactgaaaggaaaagaaaagaacaGTCCTTAAAATATCATATTGAATATACACAAAATTCTGTAGGTGTGTCATCCCTTATACCTTACTTGAAATTATTTAGTACCGAAATTTTAAATAACGTTTTACCATCAGCACAATCCTTGGAAATACAAAGATTAATAATTCATTCGTTGGatatacaaacatataatacattatattaa